A region from the Citrobacter koseri ATCC BAA-895 genome encodes:
- a CDS encoding non-oxidative hydroxyarylic acid decarboxylases subunit B, which translates to MRLIVGMTGATGAPLGIALLQALRQMPTVETHLVMSKWAKTTIELETPYSARDVAGLADYCHNPADQAATISSGSFRTDGMIIMPCSMKTLAGIRAGYAEGLVGRAADVVLKEGRKLVLVPREMPLSTIHLENMLALSRMGVAMVPPMPAFYNHPQTIDDITQHIVARVLDQFGLEHPRARRWQGLQQAQNFSQENE; encoded by the coding sequence ATGAGACTGATTGTGGGGATGACCGGCGCAACGGGGGCGCCGCTAGGCATTGCGCTGCTACAGGCGCTGCGGCAAATGCCGACAGTAGAAACACACCTGGTAATGTCTAAGTGGGCCAAAACGACCATTGAGCTGGAAACGCCTTACAGTGCGCGAGATGTTGCCGGACTGGCTGATTACTGCCATAACCCGGCGGATCAGGCGGCGACGATCTCTTCCGGCTCATTTCGCACCGACGGCATGATCATTATGCCTTGCAGTATGAAAACGCTGGCGGGGATTCGCGCAGGATATGCCGAGGGGTTAGTTGGCCGTGCCGCCGATGTGGTGCTGAAAGAAGGGCGCAAACTGGTGCTGGTGCCGCGTGAAATGCCGCTCAGCACGATCCATCTGGAAAACATGCTCGCCCTTTCCCGCATGGGGGTCGCGATGGTGCCGCCCATGCCTGCTTTCTACAACCATCCGCAAACTATTGATGATATTACGCAGCATATTGTGGCGCGTGTGCTGGATCAGTTTGGTCTGGAGCATCCGCGTGCCCGGCGCTGGCAGGGGTTGCAGCAGGCGCAGAATTTTTCACAGGAGAATGAATAA
- the truD gene encoding tRNA pseudouridine(13) synthase TruD has translation MTEFENLTYLHGKPQGAGLLKANPEDFVVVEDLGFEPDGEGEHILVRILKNGCNTRFVADALAKFLKIHAREVSFAGQKDKHAVTEQWLCARVPGKEMPDLSAFQIEGCKVLEYARHKRKLRLGALKGNAFTLVLREVSHRDDVEARLQAINTRGVPNYFGAQRFGIGGSNLQGALRWAQSNAPVRDRNKRSFWLSAARSALFNQIVNERVKKPDFNQVVDGDALQLAGRGSWFVATQEEQAELQRRVDEKELMITAALPGSGEWGTLRDALAFEEAAIADEGELQSLLLREKVEAARRAMLLYPQQLRWNWWDDVTVELRFWLPAGSFATSVVRELINTMGDYAHIAE, from the coding sequence ATGACCGAGTTTGAAAACCTGACGTACCTCCACGGAAAGCCGCAGGGCGCCGGGCTGCTTAAAGCGAACCCGGAAGATTTTGTGGTGGTTGAAGATTTAGGTTTTGAGCCAGATGGCGAAGGCGAACATATTCTGGTTCGCATTCTGAAAAACGGTTGTAACACCCGTTTTGTGGCCGATGCGCTGGCGAAATTCCTTAAAATTCATGCCCGTGAAGTGAGCTTTGCCGGGCAGAAAGACAAGCATGCCGTCACTGAACAGTGGCTGTGCGCGCGCGTGCCGGGCAAAGAGATGCCAGACCTGAGCGCATTCCAGATTGAAGGCTGTAAAGTGCTGGAGTACGCGCGTCACAAACGTAAGCTGCGTTTAGGCGCGCTGAAGGGCAACGCGTTTACGCTGGTGCTGCGTGAAGTCAGCCATCGTGATGATGTCGAAGCCCGGCTACAGGCCATCAATACGCGCGGCGTACCAAACTATTTTGGCGCGCAGCGATTCGGTATTGGCGGCAGCAACCTGCAAGGCGCGCTGCGCTGGGCGCAAAGCAATGCGCCGGTGCGCGATCGCAATAAACGCAGTTTTTGGTTGTCGGCGGCCCGCAGTGCGTTGTTTAATCAGATCGTCAACGAACGCGTGAAAAAACCAGACTTTAATCAAGTTGTTGATGGCGATGCGCTACAATTAGCGGGGCGCGGGAGCTGGTTTGTGGCCACGCAGGAAGAACAGGCGGAATTGCAGCGTCGCGTTGACGAAAAAGAACTGATGATTACGGCGGCGCTTCCCGGTAGCGGCGAGTGGGGAACCCTGCGCGACGCGCTGGCGTTTGAAGAGGCTGCCATTGCGGATGAGGGCGAACTGCAATCGTTACTGCTGCGCGAAAAGGTTGAAGCGGCGCGCAGAGCGATGCTGCTCTATCCGCAACAATTACGCTGGAACTGGTGGGATGACGTCACCGTTGAGCTGCGCTTCTGGCTACCGGCAGGCAGTTTCGCCACCAGCGTCGTAAGGGAACTGATTAACACAATGGGTGATTATGCGCATATTGCTGAGTAA
- a CDS encoding MarR family winged helix-turn-helix transcriptional regulator — protein sequence MELRNTAFHLLRQLFQQHTARWQHELPELTKPQYAVMRAIAEHPGIEQIALMEAAVSTKATLAEMLSRMESRGLVTRESDPQDKRRRFVYLTGEGETLLTGAMPLGDRVDDEFLGRLSDDEREQFTQLVRKMMG from the coding sequence ATGGAGTTACGAAACACAGCGTTTCATCTGTTACGTCAGCTTTTTCAACAGCATACGGCCCGCTGGCAGCACGAATTACCGGAACTGACCAAGCCACAGTATGCGGTAATGCGCGCTATTGCTGAGCATCCAGGCATTGAGCAGATTGCCCTAATGGAGGCGGCGGTCAGTACAAAAGCGACGCTGGCGGAGATGCTAAGCCGAATGGAAAGCCGGGGACTGGTGACGCGGGAAAGCGATCCACAAGATAAACGCCGCCGCTTTGTTTATCTTACCGGCGAAGGAGAAACGCTGCTGACCGGCGCCATGCCGTTGGGGGATCGTGTGGATGATGAATTTTTAGGGCGCCTGAGCGACGATGAGCGTGAGCAGTTCACGCAGCTGGTGCGCAAGATGATGGGGTAA
- the pcm gene encoding protein-L-isoaspartate O-methyltransferase, with translation MVSRRVHTLLEQLRAQGIKDEQVLDALAAVPREKFIDEAFEHKAWDNIALPIGQGQTISQPYMVARMTELLELTPQSRVLEIGTGSGYQTAILAHLVQHVCSVERIKGLQWQARRRLKQLDLHNVSTRHGDGWQGWQARAPFDAIIVTAAPPEIPTALMTQLDEGGILVLPVGEEHQFLKRVRRRGGEFIIDTVEAVRFVPLVKGELA, from the coding sequence ATGGTAAGCAGACGCGTACACACTCTTCTTGAACAATTGCGCGCTCAGGGCATCAAAGATGAGCAAGTGCTGGATGCGCTTGCCGCCGTCCCGCGTGAAAAGTTTATTGATGAAGCGTTTGAACATAAAGCCTGGGACAATATCGCTTTGCCGATTGGCCAGGGGCAGACCATTTCGCAGCCCTATATGGTGGCGCGAATGACAGAATTGCTTGAGCTGACGCCGCAATCCAGAGTGCTGGAGATCGGCACTGGCTCCGGGTATCAGACGGCGATTCTCGCGCATCTGGTACAGCATGTGTGCTCGGTGGAGCGCATTAAAGGGCTGCAATGGCAGGCGCGTCGTCGCCTGAAACAGCTTGATTTACACAATGTTTCAACTCGTCATGGCGATGGATGGCAAGGTTGGCAGGCTCGTGCCCCGTTTGACGCCATCATCGTGACGGCAGCTCCGCCGGAAATTCCGACGGCGTTAATGACGCAACTGGATGAAGGCGGGATTCTCGTTTTACCCGTGGGTGAGGAGCATCAGTTCTTGAAACGGGTGCGTCGCCGGGGAGGCGAATTTATTATCGATACCGTGGAGGCCGTCCGCTTTGTGCCTTTAGTGAAAGGCGAACTCGCTTAA
- the surE gene encoding 5'/3'-nucleotidase SurE — translation MRILLSNDDGVHAPGIQTLAKALREFADVQVVAPDRNRSGASNSLTLESSLRTFTFDNGDIAVQMGTPTDCVYLGVNALMRPRPDIVVSGINAGPNLGDDVIYSGTVAAAMEGRHLGFPALAVSLDGHQHYETAAAVTCSILRALRREPLRTGRILNINVPDLPLDQIKGIRVTRCGSRHPADQVIPQQDPRGNTLYWIGPPGGKCDAGPDTDFAAVDEGYVSVTPLHVDLTAYSAHDVVSDWLDSVGVDAQW, via the coding sequence ATGCGCATATTGCTGAGTAACGATGATGGGGTCCACGCGCCCGGTATACAAACGCTGGCGAAAGCGCTGCGTGAGTTTGCTGACGTACAGGTCGTCGCCCCGGATCGTAACCGCAGTGGCGCGTCAAACTCGCTGACGCTGGAATCCTCGCTTCGTACCTTTACCTTTGATAACGGCGATATCGCCGTGCAGATGGGCACACCGACCGACTGCGTCTACCTGGGCGTGAACGCGCTGATGCGTCCGCGCCCGGATATTGTGGTTTCAGGCATTAACGCGGGCCCCAATCTGGGCGATGATGTCATCTATTCCGGGACCGTCGCCGCAGCGATGGAGGGCCGTCACCTGGGTTTTCCCGCGCTGGCGGTATCGCTTGACGGCCATCAGCACTATGAGACGGCGGCAGCGGTAACCTGCTCTATTTTGCGTGCATTACGTCGGGAGCCGCTGCGTACCGGACGCATTCTGAATATCAATGTCCCGGATCTGCCGCTGGATCAAATCAAAGGCATTCGCGTAACCCGCTGCGGCAGCCGCCATCCGGCCGATCAGGTTATTCCACAGCAGGACCCGCGCGGCAACACGCTGTACTGGATCGGCCCGCCGGGCGGCAAATGCGACGCCGGGCCGGACACCGATTTTGCAGCGGTGGATGAGGGCTATGTCTCCGTTACCCCGCTGCATGTGGATTTAACGGCGTATAGCGCGCATGATGTGGTTTCGGACTGGTTAGACAGCGTGGGAGTTGACGCGCAATGGTAA
- the rpoS gene encoding RNA polymerase sigma factor RpoS, protein MSQNTLKVHDLNEDAEFDENGVEAFDEKALSEEEPSDNDLAEEELLSQGATQRVLDATQLYLGEIGYSPLLTAEEEVYFARRALRGDVASRRRMIESNLRLVVKIARRYGNRGLALLDLIEEGNLGLIRAVEKFDPERGFRFSTYATWWIRQTIERAIMNQTRTIRLPIHIVKELNVYLRTARELSHKLDHEPSAEEIAEQLDKPVDDVSRMLRLNERITSVDTPLGGDSEKALLDILADEKENGPEDTTQDDDMKQSIVKWLFELNAKQREVLARRFGLLGYEAATLEDVGREIGLTRERVRQIQVEGLRRLREILQTQGLNIEALFRE, encoded by the coding sequence ATGAGTCAGAATACGCTGAAAGTTCATGATTTAAATGAAGACGCGGAATTTGATGAGAACGGAGTAGAGGCTTTTGACGAAAAAGCCTTGAGTGAAGAGGAACCCAGTGATAACGACCTGGCTGAAGAGGAGCTGTTATCGCAAGGGGCCACACAGCGTGTGTTGGACGCGACTCAGCTTTACCTTGGTGAGATTGGTTATTCGCCACTGTTAACGGCCGAAGAAGAAGTTTATTTTGCGCGTCGCGCACTGCGTGGAGATGTTGCCTCTCGCCGTCGCATGATTGAGAGTAACTTGCGTCTGGTGGTAAAAATTGCCCGCCGTTATGGCAATCGTGGACTGGCGTTGCTGGACCTGATTGAAGAGGGCAATCTGGGGCTTATCCGTGCCGTCGAGAAGTTTGACCCTGAACGTGGGTTCCGTTTCTCAACATACGCTACCTGGTGGATTCGCCAGACGATCGAACGGGCCATTATGAACCAAACCCGTACGATTCGACTGCCGATTCACATTGTTAAAGAGCTGAACGTCTATCTGCGTACCGCACGAGAGTTGTCGCATAAACTGGACCACGAACCGAGCGCGGAAGAGATAGCAGAGCAACTGGATAAACCGGTTGATGACGTCAGCCGTATGCTTCGTCTCAACGAGCGCATAACCTCGGTAGACACCCCGTTGGGTGGTGATTCCGAAAAAGCGTTGCTGGATATCCTGGCCGATGAAAAAGAGAACGGCCCGGAAGACACCACGCAAGATGATGATATGAAACAGAGTATCGTCAAATGGCTGTTCGAACTGAACGCCAAACAGCGTGAAGTGCTGGCACGTCGTTTCGGTCTGCTGGGGTATGAAGCGGCGACACTGGAAGATGTGGGGCGTGAAATTGGTCTCACCCGTGAACGTGTTCGTCAGATTCAGGTTGAAGGCCTGCGTCGTCTGCGCGAAATTTTGCAGACTCAGGGGCTGAATATCGAAGCGCTGTTCCGTGAGTAA
- the ispD gene encoding 2-C-methyl-D-erythritol 4-phosphate cytidylyltransferase: MAATLLDVCAVVPAAGFGRRMQTECPKQYLSIGNKTILEHSVHALLAHPRVTRVVIAISPGDSRFAELPLAQHPQVTVVDGGDERADSVLAGLRAAGDAQWVLVHDAARPCLHQDDLARLLSLSETSRTGGILAAPVRDTMKRAEPGKAAIAHTVERTDLWHALTPQFFPRELLHDCLSRALNEGATITDEASALEYCGFHPQLVEGRADNIKVTRPEDLALAEFYLTRTI, encoded by the coding sequence ATGGCAGCCACTTTATTGGACGTTTGCGCTGTGGTACCGGCTGCCGGATTTGGCCGCCGAATGCAAACGGAATGTCCTAAGCAATATCTCTCTATTGGCAATAAAACCATTCTTGAACACTCGGTGCATGCGCTGCTGGCGCATCCCCGGGTGACGCGCGTCGTTATCGCAATCAGCCCTGGCGACAGCCGCTTCGCCGAACTTCCTCTGGCGCAACATCCGCAGGTCACCGTCGTGGACGGAGGTGACGAACGCGCCGATTCCGTACTGGCAGGCTTACGGGCGGCCGGTGACGCGCAGTGGGTGCTGGTGCATGACGCCGCCCGGCCTTGTCTGCATCAGGATGACCTGGCGCGTCTGCTCTCGCTTAGCGAAACCAGCCGCACGGGCGGAATCCTCGCCGCTCCGGTACGCGACACCATGAAACGCGCCGAGCCGGGTAAAGCCGCCATTGCGCATACCGTAGAGCGTACCGACCTGTGGCACGCGTTAACGCCGCAATTCTTCCCACGCGAGCTGCTGCATGATTGCCTGAGCCGTGCGCTGAACGAAGGCGCGACCATTACCGATGAGGCGTCCGCGCTGGAGTATTGCGGTTTTCATCCCCAACTGGTTGAAGGCCGGGCTGATAATATAAAAGTCACCCGCCCGGAAGATCTGGCGCTTGCGGAATTTTATCTGACCCGAACAATCTAG
- the nlpD gene encoding murein hydrolase activator NlpD, with product MSAGSPKFTVSRIAALSLVSLWLAGCSNSSNPPAPVSSVNGNAPSSTSSGMLITPPPKMGTTAQQTPQIQPVQPVQPVAQSRQIQPVAEQPVQMENGRIVYNRQYGNIPKGSYTGGSTYTVKKGDTLFYIAWITGNDFRDLAQRNNVPAPYGLNVGQTLQVGNASGTPITGGNAITQADAVEQGVVTKPAQNSTVVVASKPTITYSEDSGEQSANKMLPNNKPAGTVVTAPVTAPTASTTEPTASSTSTSSPISTWRWPTEGKVIENFAATEGGNKGIDIAGSKGQAIVATADGRVVYAGNALRGYGNLIIIKHNDDYLSAYAHNDTMLVREQQEVKAGQKIATMGSTGTSSTRLHFEIRYKGKSVNPLRYLPQR from the coding sequence ATGAGCGCGGGAAGCCCAAAATTCACCGTTAGCCGCATTGCGGCATTGTCGCTGGTTTCGCTATGGCTGGCAGGTTGTTCCAATTCTTCGAATCCTCCTGCGCCGGTAAGCTCAGTTAATGGTAATGCCCCGTCGAGCACCAGCTCCGGGATGCTGATCACGCCGCCGCCCAAAATGGGGACAACGGCGCAACAAACGCCGCAGATTCAGCCCGTGCAGCCTGTTCAACCGGTTGCCCAGTCCCGGCAGATCCAGCCGGTCGCTGAGCAGCCTGTGCAAATGGAAAATGGCCGTATCGTGTACAACCGCCAGTATGGGAACATTCCGAAAGGCAGCTACACCGGCGGCAGCACATACACCGTTAAAAAAGGCGACACGCTTTTCTATATCGCCTGGATCACCGGGAACGATTTCCGCGACCTTGCTCAGCGTAACAACGTTCCAGCCCCATACGGCCTGAATGTGGGGCAAACGCTCCAGGTCGGCAATGCCTCAGGCACGCCAATTACCGGCGGCAACGCGATTACGCAGGCGGATGCAGTAGAGCAAGGAGTTGTGACCAAACCTGCACAAAATTCCACCGTTGTAGTTGCGTCGAAACCGACAATTACGTATTCTGAGGATTCAGGTGAACAAAGTGCTAATAAAATGTTGCCGAACAACAAGCCTGCTGGGACCGTGGTCACAGCGCCTGTAACGGCACCAACAGCGAGCACAACCGAACCGACTGCAAGCAGTACGTCAACCAGTTCGCCAATCTCCACATGGCGCTGGCCGACTGAAGGCAAAGTGATCGAAAACTTCGCGGCTACCGAAGGTGGCAACAAAGGGATCGACATTGCAGGCAGTAAAGGACAGGCTATTGTCGCGACCGCAGATGGACGCGTCGTATATGCCGGTAACGCGCTGCGCGGTTACGGTAATCTTATTATCATCAAACACAACGATGATTACCTGAGTGCCTACGCCCATAACGATACGATGCTGGTCCGGGAACAACAAGAAGTTAAGGCGGGGCAAAAAATCGCTACCATGGGTAGCACCGGAACCAGTTCTACACGCTTGCATTTTGAAATTCGTTACAAGGGGAAATCCGTAAACCCGCTGCGCTATTTACCGCAGCGATAA
- the ispF gene encoding 2-C-methyl-D-erythritol 2,4-cyclodiphosphate synthase, with amino-acid sequence MRIGHGFDVHAFGGEGPIIIGGVRIPYDKGLLAHSDGDVALHALTDALLGAAALGDIGKLFPDTDPAFKGADSRELLREAWRRIQAKGYTLGNVDVTIIAQAPKMLPHIPQMRVFIAEDLGCHMDDVNVKATTTEKLGFTGRGEGIACEAVALLIKAAK; translated from the coding sequence ATGCGAATCGGACACGGTTTTGACGTACACGCTTTTGGCGGAGAAGGCCCAATTATCATTGGTGGCGTGCGCATCCCGTATGACAAAGGGCTGCTGGCGCATTCTGATGGCGACGTGGCGCTGCATGCGCTGACCGATGCGCTGCTCGGCGCGGCGGCGCTTGGCGATATCGGCAAACTTTTCCCGGATACCGATCCGGCCTTTAAAGGCGCAGACAGCCGCGAATTGCTGCGGGAAGCATGGCGACGCATTCAGGCCAAAGGCTATACCCTTGGTAACGTGGACGTGACCATTATCGCCCAGGCGCCGAAGATGCTGCCACATATCCCGCAAATGCGCGTGTTTATCGCGGAAGATCTTGGTTGTCATATGGATGATGTCAACGTCAAGGCGACCACCACGGAGAAACTCGGGTTCACCGGGCGTGGGGAAGGGATTGCCTGCGAAGCGGTGGCGCTACTGATTAAGGCCGCGAAATGA
- the ftsB gene encoding cell division protein FtsB, which yields MGKLTLLLLTLLVWLQYSLWFGKNGIHDYSRVNDDVAAQQATNAKLKARNDQLFAEIDDLNGGQEAIEERARNELSMTKPGETFYRLVPDASKRAQAAGQTNR from the coding sequence ATGGGTAAACTAACGCTGCTGCTGCTGACTTTACTGGTCTGGTTGCAGTATTCGCTGTGGTTCGGTAAGAACGGCATACATGACTACAGCCGCGTCAACGATGATGTGGCTGCGCAGCAAGCTACGAATGCGAAACTTAAAGCGCGTAACGATCAGCTTTTCGCCGAAATTGACGATCTCAATGGCGGCCAGGAAGCGATCGAGGAGCGCGCGCGTAATGAACTCAGCATGACCAAACCGGGCGAAACTTTTTACCGTCTGGTGCCTGACGCGTCTAAACGTGCTCAGGCTGCGGGGCAAACTAATCGATAA